One window of Paenibacillus albicereus genomic DNA carries:
- a CDS encoding HNH endonuclease signature motif containing protein codes for MEPNRSDDLRCELCGRVVPALTEHHLTPREQGGAMLDKALLCPACHRQIHALYTNRDLVQLGLTRIEALRADPAIAAYVRYIRKQPPGVLPALRKSARVRRR; via the coding sequence ATGGAACCGAACCGCTCCGATGATCTGCGCTGCGAGCTGTGCGGGCGAGTCGTTCCGGCTCTGACCGAGCATCATCTGACGCCGCGCGAGCAGGGCGGAGCGATGCTGGACAAGGCGCTGCTCTGTCCGGCCTGCCATCGCCAGATCCATGCCCTGTACACGAACCGCGACCTCGTGCAGCTCGGCCTCACCCGCATCGAGGCGCTGCGCGCCGATCCGGCGATCGCAGCTTATGTCCGCTACATCCGCAAGCAGCCGCCCGGCGTGCTGCCGGCGCTGCGCAAGTCCGCGCGCGTGAGGCGCCGCTGA